A portion of the Musa acuminata AAA Group cultivar baxijiao chromosome BXJ1-1, Cavendish_Baxijiao_AAA, whole genome shotgun sequence genome contains these proteins:
- the LOC103983369 gene encoding uncharacterized protein LOC103983369 produces MAAMTLAMGAAAAGGRVFAATAAAKGAGSSGEEKGLLDWILGGLQKEDQLLETDPILKKVEESNGRGRTTGSRKSTTTSVSVPNKRKSGGFGGLFAKK; encoded by the coding sequence atggCGGCGATGACCTTGGCAATGGGCGCGGCAGCCGCCGGCGGGCGGGTGTtcgcggcgacggcggcggcgaagGGCGCAGGGAGCAGCGGAGAGGAGAAAGGGCTGCTGGACTGGATACTGGGAGGGCTGCAGAAGGAGGACCAGCTGCTGGAGACTGATCCCATCCTCAAGAAGGTGGAGGAGAGCAACGGCCGCGGCCGCACCACCGGGTCCAGGAAGTCGACCACCACCTCCGTCTCGGTTCCCAACAAGAGGAAGTCCGGCGGCTTCGGAGGCCTCTTCGCTAAGAAATGA